One genomic window of Mycteria americana isolate JAX WOST 10 ecotype Jacksonville Zoo and Gardens chromosome Z, USCA_MyAme_1.0, whole genome shotgun sequence includes the following:
- the GALT gene encoding galactose-1-phosphate uridylyltransferase isoform X1, whose amino-acid sequence MPPATAAPPRRHRHGERDRPRRGHAMPGRGRPCAGAAGRSGGGGGGKGPVPRGGAAAAGRASGSAAAWRQRRRGRERRGAAASAPAVRPGLPPSGPPAERGRAAGSGGCGEPPCPGGVAAGKLPGPRQGGREHQHARYNPLRDDWVLVSAHRVKRPWQGQLEKPPPEDVPRWDANNPLCPGATRANGEVNPQYEGTFVFPNDFPALQPDAPEPGDSDHPLFQAAAARGVCKVMCFHPWSDLTLPLMSLAEIRAVIDAWAELAAELGASYPWVQIFENKGAMMGCSNPHPHCQVWASSFLPNEARLEDRTQRQHLSQHGVPMLLEYAEQEARRKERLVVENTDWLVVVPYWATWPYQTLLLPRRHVCRLQDLRKGERDSLASIMQRLLIKYDNLFEVSFPYSMGWHGAPTGPYLEEDCGHWQLHAHYYPPLLRSATVRKFMVGYEMLAQAQRDLTPEQAAERLRSLPEVHYKRRAKETS is encoded by the exons atgccgcccgccaccgccgctccgccccgccgccaccggcaCGGGGAGCGGgaccgcccccgccgcggccacGCCATGCCCGGCCGCGGGCGGCCCTgcgccggcgcggcggggcggagcggcggcggaggcggcgggaaGGGGCCGGTCCCGCGGGGCGGTGCCGCTGCTGCCGGCCGGGCTTCCGGGAGCGCCGCGGCATGGAGGCAGCGCcggcgggggagggagaggaggggggcgGCCGCTTCCGCGCCAGCGGTACGGCCGGGGCTGCCTCCCTCCGGGCCCCCGGCGGAGCGCGGCCGAGCCGCGGGaagcgggggctgcggggagcctccctgcccgggcgggGTGGCAGCGGGGAAGCTCCCCGGCCCGAGACAGGGAGGAAGGG AGCACCAGCATGCTCGTTACAACCCACTGCGGGACGACTGGGTGCTGGTGTCGGCCCACCGGGTGAAGCGCCCGTGGCAGGGGCAGCTGGAGAAGCCGCCCCCCGAGGATGTGCCCCGCTGGGACGCCAACAACCCCCTCTGCCCCGGGGCCACCCGGGCCAACGGCGAG GTGAACCCCCAGTACGAGGGGACGTTCGTCTTCCCAAATGACTTCCCTGCGCTGCAGCCCGATGCTCCCGAGCCTG GTGACAGCGATCACCCCTTGTTTCAAGCGGCAGCAGCCCGGGGTGTGTG CAAGGTGATGTGCTTCCATCCCTGGTCAGACCTGACGCTGCCCCTCATGTCCCTGGCGGAGATCCGGGCCGTCATCGACGcatgggcagagctggcagccgaGCTGGGTGCCTCCTACCCCTGGGTGCAG ATCTTCGAGAACAAGGGAGCGATGATGGGCTGCTCCAACCCGCATCCGCACTGCCAG GTGTGGGCCAGCAGCTTCCTCCCCAACGAGGCGCGCCTGGAGGACCGGACCCAGCGGCAGCACCTGAGCCAGCACGGCGTGCCCATGCTGCTGGAGTATGCCGAGCAGGAGGCTCGCCGGAAG GAGCGGTTGGTGGTGGAGAACACGGACTGGCTGGTCGTGGTGCCATACTGGGCGACTTGGCCCTACCAGACCCTACTGCTGCCCCGCCGTCACGTCTGCCGCCTCCAGGACCTCCGCAAGGGCGAGAGGGACA GCCTGGCTTCCATCATGCAGAGACTGCTCATCAAGTACGACAACCTCTTCGAAGTGTCCTTCCCCTACTCCATGGGCTGGCACG GAGCCCCCACGGGCCCCTACCTGGAGGAGGACTGTGGGCACTGGCAGCTCCATGCCCACTACTACCCCCCGCTGCTCCGCTCCGCCACCGTCCGCAAGTTCATGGTCGGCTATGAGATGCTGGCGCAGGCACAGCGGGACCTCACCCCGGAGCAG GCGGCTGAGCGCCTGAGGAGCCTCCCCGAGGTGCACTACAAGCGGAGGGCCAAGGAGACATCATGA
- the GALT gene encoding galactose-1-phosphate uridylyltransferase isoform X2, whose product MEAAPAGEGEEGGGRFRASEHQHARYNPLRDDWVLVSAHRVKRPWQGQLEKPPPEDVPRWDANNPLCPGATRANGEVNPQYEGTFVFPNDFPALQPDAPEPGDSDHPLFQAAAARGVCKVMCFHPWSDLTLPLMSLAEIRAVIDAWAELAAELGASYPWVQIFENKGAMMGCSNPHPHCQVWASSFLPNEARLEDRTQRQHLSQHGVPMLLEYAEQEARRKERLVVENTDWLVVVPYWATWPYQTLLLPRRHVCRLQDLRKGERDSLASIMQRLLIKYDNLFEVSFPYSMGWHGAPTGPYLEEDCGHWQLHAHYYPPLLRSATVRKFMVGYEMLAQAQRDLTPEQAAERLRSLPEVHYKRRAKETS is encoded by the exons ATGGAGGCAGCGCcggcgggggagggagaggaggggggcgGCCGCTTCCGCGCCAGCG AGCACCAGCATGCTCGTTACAACCCACTGCGGGACGACTGGGTGCTGGTGTCGGCCCACCGGGTGAAGCGCCCGTGGCAGGGGCAGCTGGAGAAGCCGCCCCCCGAGGATGTGCCCCGCTGGGACGCCAACAACCCCCTCTGCCCCGGGGCCACCCGGGCCAACGGCGAG GTGAACCCCCAGTACGAGGGGACGTTCGTCTTCCCAAATGACTTCCCTGCGCTGCAGCCCGATGCTCCCGAGCCTG GTGACAGCGATCACCCCTTGTTTCAAGCGGCAGCAGCCCGGGGTGTGTG CAAGGTGATGTGCTTCCATCCCTGGTCAGACCTGACGCTGCCCCTCATGTCCCTGGCGGAGATCCGGGCCGTCATCGACGcatgggcagagctggcagccgaGCTGGGTGCCTCCTACCCCTGGGTGCAG ATCTTCGAGAACAAGGGAGCGATGATGGGCTGCTCCAACCCGCATCCGCACTGCCAG GTGTGGGCCAGCAGCTTCCTCCCCAACGAGGCGCGCCTGGAGGACCGGACCCAGCGGCAGCACCTGAGCCAGCACGGCGTGCCCATGCTGCTGGAGTATGCCGAGCAGGAGGCTCGCCGGAAG GAGCGGTTGGTGGTGGAGAACACGGACTGGCTGGTCGTGGTGCCATACTGGGCGACTTGGCCCTACCAGACCCTACTGCTGCCCCGCCGTCACGTCTGCCGCCTCCAGGACCTCCGCAAGGGCGAGAGGGACA GCCTGGCTTCCATCATGCAGAGACTGCTCATCAAGTACGACAACCTCTTCGAAGTGTCCTTCCCCTACTCCATGGGCTGGCACG GAGCCCCCACGGGCCCCTACCTGGAGGAGGACTGTGGGCACTGGCAGCTCCATGCCCACTACTACCCCCCGCTGCTCCGCTCCGCCACCGTCCGCAAGTTCATGGTCGGCTATGAGATGCTGGCGCAGGCACAGCGGGACCTCACCCCGGAGCAG GCGGCTGAGCGCCTGAGGAGCCTCCCCGAGGTGCACTACAAGCGGAGGGCCAAGGAGACATCATGA
- the GALT gene encoding galactose-1-phosphate uridylyltransferase isoform X3 has product MCFHPWSDLTLPLMSLAEIRAVIDAWAELAAELGASYPWVQIFENKGAMMGCSNPHPHCQVWASSFLPNEARLEDRTQRQHLSQHGVPMLLEYAEQEARRKERLVVENTDWLVVVPYWATWPYQTLLLPRRHVCRLQDLRKGERDSLASIMQRLLIKYDNLFEVSFPYSMGWHGAPTGPYLEEDCGHWQLHAHYYPPLLRSATVRKFMVGYEMLAQAQRDLTPEQAAERLRSLPEVHYKRRAKETS; this is encoded by the exons ATGTGCTTCCATCCCTGGTCAGACCTGACGCTGCCCCTCATGTCCCTGGCGGAGATCCGGGCCGTCATCGACGcatgggcagagctggcagccgaGCTGGGTGCCTCCTACCCCTGGGTGCAG ATCTTCGAGAACAAGGGAGCGATGATGGGCTGCTCCAACCCGCATCCGCACTGCCAG GTGTGGGCCAGCAGCTTCCTCCCCAACGAGGCGCGCCTGGAGGACCGGACCCAGCGGCAGCACCTGAGCCAGCACGGCGTGCCCATGCTGCTGGAGTATGCCGAGCAGGAGGCTCGCCGGAAG GAGCGGTTGGTGGTGGAGAACACGGACTGGCTGGTCGTGGTGCCATACTGGGCGACTTGGCCCTACCAGACCCTACTGCTGCCCCGCCGTCACGTCTGCCGCCTCCAGGACCTCCGCAAGGGCGAGAGGGACA GCCTGGCTTCCATCATGCAGAGACTGCTCATCAAGTACGACAACCTCTTCGAAGTGTCCTTCCCCTACTCCATGGGCTGGCACG GAGCCCCCACGGGCCCCTACCTGGAGGAGGACTGTGGGCACTGGCAGCTCCATGCCCACTACTACCCCCCGCTGCTCCGCTCCGCCACCGTCCGCAAGTTCATGGTCGGCTATGAGATGCTGGCGCAGGCACAGCGGGACCTCACCCCGGAGCAG GCGGCTGAGCGCCTGAGGAGCCTCCCCGAGGTGCACTACAAGCGGAGGGCCAAGGAGACATCATGA